In Chryseobacterium gleum, a single genomic region encodes these proteins:
- a CDS encoding DUF4129 domain-containing protein: MNRILFFLLLFFSSGLVHAQDDTSDDLVDSLYTTGHYRNMLRADSVLMKNPVSENEVYPKTFKENIPSRYKGNEFDYSVSKPRESFFQKLMRKINQIIQGIFGETAMTKSAEFTTILIRLFAIILVGFLLYFIIKYIMGKDGNFIFGKRNKKLDINVQELHENIHEINFPESIAQFELSGDYRSAIRYQFLFILKKLSDKKLISWNPEKTNKDYAAELKTPHLKNDFSNLSYIFDYVWYGEFNIEEESYQKFKNQYQAFKP; the protein is encoded by the coding sequence ATGAATAGAATTCTTTTTTTCTTACTGCTTTTCTTTTCTTCTGGGCTGGTTCATGCTCAGGATGATACTTCTGATGATCTGGTAGATTCATTATATACAACCGGGCATTACAGAAATATGCTGCGTGCAGACTCTGTATTGATGAAAAATCCGGTATCGGAGAATGAGGTTTATCCGAAAACTTTTAAAGAAAATATTCCTTCAAGATATAAAGGAAATGAGTTCGATTATTCGGTGTCAAAACCGAGAGAATCTTTCTTTCAAAAGCTGATGAGAAAAATCAACCAGATTATCCAGGGGATTTTTGGTGAAACAGCTATGACTAAGTCTGCAGAATTCACTACCATTCTTATCCGCCTTTTTGCAATTATTCTGGTAGGCTTCCTGCTGTATTTCATCATTAAATACATCATGGGAAAGGACGGGAATTTTATTTTCGGTAAAAGGAATAAAAAACTGGATATCAATGTGCAGGAACTTCATGAGAATATCCACGAGATCAATTTTCCTGAAAGTATTGCCCAATTTGAGCTGTCAGGAGATTACCGTTCTGCAATACGTTATCAGTTCCTGTTTATTCTTAAAAAGTTGAGTGACAAAAAACTGATCAGCTGGAATCCTGAAAAAACAAATAAAGATTATGCTGCAGAGTTAAAAACTCCTCATCTGAAAAACGATTTTTCAAACCTGTCTTATATTTTTGATTATGTCTGGTATGGCGAATTCAACATTGAAGAAGAAAGCTATCAGAAATTTAAAAACCAATATCAGGCATTTAAACCATAA
- a CDS encoding DUF4013 domain-containing protein, whose product MIQFYKKRDFGTFISDSFNFFKLYGKNYFKNYILINGLLLILMVTVVIFGYKELFSQIFGSNLGGETYYFEQYFSENSGMLITVGLLTFLLFMVLMIVNYLYPVFYLKRIAQGAEKIKTDEILSDFKNNAGRIAKLCLGMIFIVTPAILFVLGFSYILIFIIIGFFLILLLYPTIFNFTTFLMYDHFNSDRGFWGSLSYALRSQFSYPNGSEKSPYWKYWGAAFVMFIIIYMITSIFTFIPIMFFYGSLLTTTPDGNFEQNPFTGTAGILFFVFYGISMLLSFFLSNLMYVNAGLMYYDSRTDLHQKVELAEIDTIGINE is encoded by the coding sequence ATGATACAATTTTATAAAAAAAGAGATTTTGGAACTTTTATAAGTGATAGCTTCAATTTTTTCAAATTATACGGTAAGAATTACTTTAAAAACTACATCCTGATCAATGGTTTGCTTTTGATCTTAATGGTCACTGTTGTGATTTTCGGTTATAAAGAGCTTTTTTCCCAGATATTCGGATCTAATCTGGGCGGTGAAACCTATTATTTTGAACAGTATTTTTCAGAAAATTCCGGAATGCTGATTACGGTCGGATTACTGACTTTCCTTCTTTTCATGGTTTTAATGATCGTGAATTACCTGTATCCGGTTTTTTATTTAAAAAGAATTGCACAGGGAGCAGAAAAGATAAAAACAGATGAAATTCTGAGTGATTTTAAAAACAATGCCGGGAGAATAGCTAAATTATGCCTTGGAATGATCTTTATCGTCACACCGGCAATTTTATTTGTGTTAGGCTTTTCTTATATTCTGATTTTTATTATTATCGGATTTTTTTTGATACTGCTTCTTTATCCCACAATATTTAATTTCACTACATTTCTGATGTATGATCACTTTAATTCGGACAGAGGTTTTTGGGGAAGCTTGAGCTATGCTTTAAGATCGCAGTTTTCCTATCCGAATGGCAGTGAAAAATCTCCCTACTGGAAATACTGGGGAGCTGCATTTGTCATGTTCATTATTATTTACATGATCACGTCAATTTTTACATTCATTCCGATAATGTTTTTTTACGGATCTCTTCTTACCACTACACCGGATGGAAACTTTGAACAGAATCCTTTTACAGGAACTGCAGGCATTTTGTTTTTTGTATTCTATGGAATTTCAATGCTGCTTTCTTTTTTCCTTTCCAATCTGATGTATGTTAATGCGGGATTGATGTATTATGACAGCAGAACAGATCTTCACCAGAAAGTAGAACTTGCGGAAATAGACACTATCGGAATCAATGAATAG
- a CDS encoding stage II sporulation protein M produces the protein MREVYFIKQNKEKWLGIEQVIQGKIKKNPDDLSSLYINLINDLSFAQTYYPKSNTTVYLNHLSAQIFQKIYKTKRVEENRLVYFFKTEVPLLIYHYRRYLMYAFLFFILFTLIGVLSAVYDKDFVNIILGEGYVNETIENIKSNNAVGVYQNGSTWGSTIGIIFNNIQVGAKLYIYGIAGGVGTLYALLSNSVMLGAFQYFFYDYGALKDSARGIWLHGVFEIFAMVVEAMCGLILGASILFPRTFSRFNSFKKGFKDSFKIFLSTVPFTICAGIIEGYVTRHALKMPLILNLIIIFGSLAIIGYYYFVYPSVVYKKTNKLINDTIL, from the coding sequence ATGAGAGAAGTTTATTTCATTAAACAAAATAAAGAAAAATGGTTGGGAATAGAACAGGTTATTCAAGGGAAAATTAAAAAAAATCCTGATGACCTGTCTTCGTTGTATATAAACCTGATCAATGATCTTTCTTTTGCCCAGACCTATTATCCCAAAAGTAACACAACAGTTTACCTGAATCATTTGTCTGCACAGATTTTTCAGAAGATTTATAAAACCAAAAGGGTAGAAGAGAACAGGCTGGTTTACTTTTTCAAAACTGAAGTTCCGCTGCTGATATACCATTACCGGAGATATCTTATGTATGCCTTTCTCTTTTTCATATTATTTACTTTAATTGGTGTTCTTTCTGCAGTTTATGATAAAGACTTTGTCAATATCATTCTGGGCGAAGGATATGTGAATGAAACCATTGAAAATATTAAAAGTAATAATGCTGTAGGGGTTTATCAGAATGGAAGTACATGGGGAAGCACCATCGGGATTATATTTAATAATATTCAGGTAGGTGCAAAGTTATATATTTACGGAATTGCGGGTGGAGTAGGGACGTTATATGCACTGCTCTCGAACAGTGTCATGCTGGGAGCTTTTCAATACTTTTTCTATGATTATGGAGCTTTGAAAGACAGCGCCAGGGGAATATGGCTTCACGGGGTTTTTGAAATTTTTGCCATGGTGGTGGAAGCCATGTGTGGATTGATTCTGGGAGCCTCTATTTTATTTCCAAGAACCTTTTCAAGGTTTAATTCTTTTAAAAAAGGATTTAAAGATTCATTTAAAATATTTTTGAGTACGGTTCCTTTCACTATCTGTGCAGGAATTATAGAAGGATATGTCACCAGACACGCATTGAAGATGCCTTTAATTTTGAACCTTATCATTATTTTTGGCTCACTGGCAATTATTGGATACTACTATTTTGTGTATCCGTCTGTTGTTTACAAAAAAACTAATAAACTGATCAATGATACAATTTTATAA
- a CDS encoding DUF4350 domain-containing protein codes for MNKTFKTYAAIFIIVMIILALLEVNKKETTDWRKNFDINEKSPFGLFVFNNEAKYLFKNNLKKVEQTPYEYYSQHKKDVHNIIVIENNLDGESWKKILTQVSEGSDAFLMVTRMPKEVSDSIGYYDSEISFEEENVLKLTDKKFQNDFIKMDKFPSGRGFSFIKPKVEVLGKTVEKKNTDQANFIKVKFGKGNIYAHTEPLFLTNYYLLKPGNAKYAQDVFSYLPDRETLWFVSNKSSTSRFFMRFVLSNPALKYAWWVFLGGLVLFIFFNAKRKQRIVPVTEPLRNTSLDFVKSIGNLYLQEGDFHDMMAKKAQYFLNKVRMDLLIDTQHLDEEFAKKLQLKTGKTMEMINEAIMLIKKAQDPYASVMKEDLTRINKLLDEILR; via the coding sequence ATGAATAAAACTTTCAAAACATATGCTGCAATTTTCATCATTGTGATGATTATTCTGGCATTGCTTGAAGTTAACAAAAAAGAAACGACAGACTGGCGGAAGAATTTTGATATCAATGAAAAGTCGCCGTTCGGACTGTTTGTTTTTAATAATGAAGCCAAATATCTTTTTAAGAACAATCTGAAAAAGGTGGAGCAGACGCCTTATGAATATTACAGCCAGCATAAAAAAGATGTTCACAATATTATTGTTATTGAAAACAACCTTGACGGCGAATCGTGGAAAAAAATCCTGACCCAGGTCTCCGAAGGGTCAGATGCCTTTCTGATGGTAACCCGAATGCCGAAAGAAGTTTCAGACAGTATCGGATATTATGATTCGGAAATCTCTTTTGAAGAAGAGAATGTTCTGAAGCTTACCGACAAAAAATTTCAGAATGATTTTATTAAGATGGATAAATTTCCGTCAGGAAGAGGATTTTCCTTCATCAAACCTAAAGTAGAAGTACTTGGGAAAACTGTGGAGAAAAAGAATACGGATCAGGCCAACTTTATTAAAGTTAAGTTTGGAAAAGGAAATATCTATGCACACACAGAACCGCTTTTTCTGACCAATTATTATCTGCTGAAACCGGGAAATGCAAAATACGCACAGGATGTATTCTCCTATCTTCCGGATAGAGAAACGCTTTGGTTCGTTTCAAATAAAAGTTCAACATCACGTTTCTTTATGCGGTTTGTATTGTCAAATCCGGCTTTAAAATATGCATGGTGGGTGTTTTTAGGAGGGCTTGTTCTTTTTATTTTCTTTAATGCCAAAAGAAAACAGAGAATAGTACCTGTAACGGAGCCATTAAGAAATACTTCCCTGGATTTTGTAAAAAGTATTGGAAATCTTTATCTTCAGGAAGGTGATTTTCATGATATGATGGCAAAAAAAGCCCAGTATTTTCTGAATAAAGTAAGAATGGATCTGCTGATTGATACTCAGCATCTGGATGAGGAATTTGCTAAAAAATTACAACTGAAGACCGGGAAAACCATGGAGATGATCAATGAGGCGATAATGCTTATTAAAAAAGCTCAGGATCCCTATGCCAGCGTAATGAAGGAAGATCTTACAAGAATTAATAAGCTTCTTGATGAAATACTTAGATAA
- a CDS encoding OsmC family protein translates to MKITLNRINDDFLFECTNAQGNSILLDNTSQPGAKGVSPMESVLMAVAGCSGIDVVSILKKQRQEIKSFQAEVEGERVQVEDAKPFKSINVKFLLEGEIDPKKALKAAELSFEKYCSVSKTLEPNVEIGYEVYVNGEKI, encoded by the coding sequence ATGAAAATTACACTTAACAGAATAAACGACGATTTTTTATTTGAATGTACCAATGCTCAGGGAAATTCTATTCTTTTGGATAATACTTCCCAGCCGGGAGCAAAAGGAGTTTCTCCAATGGAAAGTGTACTGATGGCAGTAGCGGGATGTAGCGGAATTGATGTAGTTTCCATTTTAAAGAAGCAGCGTCAGGAGATCAAAAGTTTTCAGGCAGAGGTAGAAGGAGAAAGAGTACAGGTAGAAGATGCAAAACCTTTTAAATCAATTAATGTTAAATTTCTTTTGGAAGGAGAAATTGATCCTAAAAAAGCACTAAAGGCTGCAGAACTTTCTTTTGAAAAATATTGTTCAGTGTCAAAAACTCTGGAACCGAATGTAGAAATCGGATACGAAGTCTATGTGAACGGAGAAAAAATTTAA
- a CDS encoding AAA family ATPase has protein sequence MENFDNPNIENQGSIDLNKQEEQFQSRIDMIELRASLEKVKSEIGKVIVGQEKMIEHLLAALLSNGHVLIEGVPGVAKTITAKLLAKTIDVGFSRIQFTPDLMPSDILGTSVFNVKNSEFEFKKGPVFSNFILIDEINRSPAKTQSALFEVMEERQITMDGTRYTMEEPFLVIATQNPIEHEGTYRLPEAQLDRFLFKINVGYPNLEQEIAIIKNQHESKKEDKTEGIHRVITAEQLKNYQHLVKEIIVEAQLMEYIAKIIINTRENQFLYLGASPRASLALLTASKAFAAIRGRDFVTPEDIKESCYAVLRHRVIVSPEREMEGLTADEIIRQILEGIEIPR, from the coding sequence ATGGAAAACTTTGATAACCCCAATATAGAAAACCAAGGCTCTATAGACCTTAATAAACAGGAAGAGCAGTTCCAGTCGAGAATTGATATGATAGAGCTTCGCGCAAGCTTAGAGAAAGTAAAATCTGAGATCGGAAAAGTAATTGTAGGACAGGAGAAGATGATTGAACATCTTTTGGCTGCTTTACTTTCAAACGGACACGTTCTGATTGAAGGTGTTCCGGGAGTAGCCAAGACAATTACAGCAAAATTATTGGCTAAGACCATCGATGTTGGCTTCAGCAGAATCCAGTTTACGCCGGACCTGATGCCTTCTGATATCCTGGGAACATCTGTATTTAATGTAAAAAATTCAGAGTTTGAATTTAAAAAAGGACCTGTTTTTTCTAACTTTATCCTGATTGATGAAATCAACAGATCGCCGGCAAAAACCCAGTCAGCATTATTTGAGGTAATGGAAGAAAGACAGATCACAATGGATGGCACACGCTATACAATGGAAGAACCTTTTCTGGTGATAGCAACACAGAACCCCATTGAGCATGAAGGAACATACCGTCTTCCGGAAGCTCAGCTGGACCGTTTTCTGTTCAAAATTAATGTAGGTTACCCTAATCTTGAGCAGGAAATCGCCATTATTAAAAATCAGCACGAAAGTAAAAAAGAAGATAAAACAGAAGGCATACACCGTGTTATCACCGCTGAACAATTAAAAAATTATCAGCATCTGGTAAAAGAAATCATTGTGGAAGCCCAGTTGATGGAATATATTGCTAAAATTATCATTAACACCAGAGAAAACCAGTTTTTATATCTTGGTGCTTCTCCTAGAGCTTCATTGGCGCTTCTTACAGCTTCAAAAGCATTTGCAGCCATCAGAGGAAGAGATTTTGTAACTCCTGAAGATATCAAAGAGTCTTGTTACGCAGTTCTGAGACACAGAGTAATTGTATCTCCCGAAAGAGAAATGGAAGGCCTTACAGCAGATGAAATTATCCGTCAGATTTTAGAAGGAATAGAAATACCTAGGTAG
- a CDS encoding DUF58 domain-containing protein translates to MKNLYINTRFFFTLVGVGILYVLAFFFQVLMWVAHITLLICFLAAMVDFLLLFNQKNALQVQRILPEKLSNGDENFVKIDIKNNYSFTISTKIIDEIPFQFQKRDFLIKKQIASGANTFFQYSLEPKERGEYHFGGLNVYGSSPLGFISKRFIFQKDAMLPSYPSFIHLRKYELMAIQSEFLLGGIKKVRKLGHTMEFEQIKEYVAGDDIRTINWKATSKTNRLMVNQFQDEKSQRIFMLIDKGRTMKMPFNGLSLLDYSINATMALSHIILRKGDRAGMMTFSKKAENKIAADNKSGQLKKISEALYNIKTDFFESDFNRLYQDVKYSINQRSLILLFTNFETLDGLNRQLKYLRGIAKNHLLVVVFFKNSELQTLINKNPENMQEIYDEIIAEKFEFEKKLIIQELRKYGIYTVYTLPENLNIDVINKYLEIKARGIL, encoded by the coding sequence ATGAAAAACTTATACATCAATACCCGTTTCTTTTTTACGCTCGTTGGAGTGGGGATACTGTATGTTCTGGCATTTTTCTTTCAGGTGTTGATGTGGGTTGCCCATATTACACTGTTGATTTGTTTTCTGGCAGCAATGGTAGATTTTCTGCTGCTTTTTAATCAAAAGAACGCCTTACAGGTGCAAAGAATTTTGCCTGAAAAACTGTCCAACGGAGATGAGAATTTTGTAAAAATTGACATCAAAAATAATTATAGCTTTACCATATCCACTAAGATTATTGATGAAATACCGTTCCAGTTTCAGAAAAGAGATTTCCTGATCAAAAAACAGATCGCTTCGGGAGCAAATACCTTTTTTCAATATTCTTTAGAACCTAAAGAAAGGGGTGAATATCATTTCGGAGGTCTGAATGTCTATGGATCATCACCATTGGGCTTCATTTCAAAAAGATTTATTTTCCAGAAAGATGCTATGCTGCCTTCTTATCCGTCTTTTATCCATCTCAGAAAATATGAACTGATGGCTATTCAGAGTGAATTTTTATTAGGCGGAATCAAGAAAGTCAGAAAGCTGGGACATACCATGGAATTTGAGCAGATCAAAGAATATGTTGCCGGAGACGATATCAGGACGATCAACTGGAAAGCCACTTCGAAAACAAACCGTCTTATGGTCAACCAGTTTCAGGATGAGAAGTCACAGCGTATTTTTATGCTGATTGATAAAGGAAGAACCATGAAAATGCCTTTCAACGGATTAAGTCTGCTGGATTATTCTATTAATGCAACAATGGCGTTGTCTCATATTATTTTGAGAAAGGGAGACAGAGCCGGAATGATGACCTTTTCCAAGAAAGCTGAAAATAAAATTGCTGCCGATAATAAGTCCGGCCAACTGAAGAAAATCTCCGAAGCCCTTTATAATATCAAAACAGATTTCTTTGAAAGTGATTTTAACCGTTTGTATCAGGATGTAAAATATTCTATCAATCAAAGAAGCTTGATTCTGCTTTTTACCAATTTTGAGACATTGGATGGATTGAACCGCCAATTGAAATATCTTCGCGGAATTGCTAAAAACCATTTACTGGTCGTTGTATTCTTCAAAAATTCAGAATTGCAGACACTGATCAACAAAAATCCTGAAAATATGCAGGAAATCTATGACGAAATCATTGCTGAAAAATTTGAGTTTGAAAAGAAACTGATTATCCAGGAACTCCGTAAATACGGAATTTATACCGTTTATACCCTTCCGGAAAATTTGAATATCGATGTTATCAATAAATATCTGGAGATAAAAGCGAGAGGAATTTTATAA
- a CDS encoding GNAT family N-acetyltransferase: MKFENNKSGNGGVLTLNNEIKEVGRLTYTIFPEDHKLIISFVLVHPEFEGRGMGKFLVEEAIRFARENNWKVYPHCSYARSVMMRMSDVDDIFLKN; the protein is encoded by the coding sequence ATGAAATTTGAAAACAATAAATCCGGAAACGGCGGAGTTCTTACTTTAAATAATGAAATAAAAGAAGTCGGCAGACTTACCTATACTATTTTCCCTGAAGACCACAAATTGATTATCTCTTTTGTATTGGTACATCCGGAATTTGAAGGCAGGGGAATGGGAAAATTTTTAGTAGAAGAAGCTATCAGATTTGCCAGAGAAAACAATTGGAAAGTATATCCACACTGTTCGTATGCAAGATCTGTGATGATGAGAATGAGTGATGTGGACGATATCTTTTTAAAGAATTAA
- a CDS encoding RDD family protein, whose protein sequence is MSQIAINTSQNVNINFNIAGVGERMLAFIIDLLIRIAYVMIILYLFFNIFDLGYLLDGLDEWSVRAVYLILTFPIYIYPLVLESLMEGQTPGKKLMKIKVVKIDGYQASFADYMIRWIFRIVDVSFAGVVGLISMIVSKNNQRLGDIASGTAVISLKNNINISHTILENIHEDYIPSFPQVIALSDNDMRIIKDNYTKALKADDRQIISKLSDKIKSILKLEIDPTKMTERQFIGVIIKDYNYYTGKDN, encoded by the coding sequence ATGTCTCAAATCGCGATAAATACCTCACAAAATGTAAATATTAATTTTAATATTGCAGGTGTAGGAGAAAGGATGCTCGCCTTCATTATTGATCTTCTGATCAGGATTGCCTATGTAATGATCATTCTGTATCTGTTCTTCAATATTTTCGATCTGGGATATTTATTAGATGGCCTTGATGAGTGGTCTGTAAGAGCTGTATATCTTATTCTTACATTTCCTATCTACATTTATCCTCTTGTACTGGAAAGCCTTATGGAAGGCCAGACTCCCGGCAAAAAGCTCATGAAAATCAAAGTAGTGAAGATTGACGGTTACCAGGCAAGTTTTGCGGATTATATGATTCGCTGGATATTCAGAATTGTTGATGTTTCCTTTGCTGGAGTGGTAGGACTTATCTCTATGATTGTTTCTAAAAACAATCAGCGTTTAGGGGACATTGCTTCCGGAACAGCTGTTATTTCTCTAAAAAACAACATTAATATCTCCCATACCATTTTAGAAAATATCCACGAAGATTACATTCCTTCCTTCCCACAGGTGATTGCCCTGAGTGATAATGATATGAGAATCATCAAAGATAATTACACCAAAGCGTTAAAAGCGGATGACCGCCAGATCATCAGTAAACTGTCTGATAAGATCAAAAGTATTCTGAAGCTGGAAATAGATCCTACAAAAATGACGGAAAGGCAGTTCATCGGTGTAATTATCAAAGATTATAATTATTATACAGGAAAAGATAATTAG
- a CDS encoding UDP-2,3-diacylglucosamine diphosphatase: MKRNVELVVISDVHLGTYGCKAKELLRYLNSIQPKTLVLNGDIIDIWQFKKSYFPKPHLKVIRKILSFATKNTDVFYITGNHDEMFRKFTDFELGKLKVCNKICLNIDQKKTWIFHGDVFDASVQHSKWIAKLGGKGYDLLIIINNVVNWFLEKMGKEKYSFSKKIKNNVKKAVKYIGDFELTASELAIDNHYDYVVCGHIHQPQIREVVTKKGSCTYLNSGDWIENLSALEYHDKEWKIFYYDEHKHLLKDDEAEEIPEMDNSALLKIVTNFS, translated from the coding sequence ATGAAAAGAAACGTTGAATTAGTTGTTATATCGGATGTTCATTTGGGAACTTATGGATGTAAGGCTAAAGAACTGTTGAGATATCTCAATTCTATACAGCCTAAAACTTTAGTTTTAAACGGTGATATTATTGATATCTGGCAGTTTAAAAAGTCTTACTTCCCTAAACCTCACTTGAAAGTAATCAGAAAGATACTTTCATTCGCTACCAAAAACACAGATGTCTTTTACATTACAGGCAATCATGATGAAATGTTCCGTAAGTTCACAGATTTTGAACTGGGAAAGCTTAAAGTCTGTAACAAAATCTGTCTGAATATCGATCAGAAAAAAACCTGGATTTTTCACGGTGATGTTTTCGATGCATCAGTCCAGCATTCAAAATGGATTGCCAAACTTGGCGGAAAAGGCTACGATCTATTAATTATTATCAATAATGTTGTAAATTGGTTCTTAGAGAAGATGGGGAAGGAGAAGTATTCATTTTCTAAAAAGATCAAGAACAATGTGAAAAAAGCAGTAAAATACATCGGCGATTTTGAACTCACAGCTTCTGAACTGGCTATTGATAATCATTATGACTATGTTGTTTGCGGACATATTCATCAGCCGCAAATCCGGGAGGTTGTTACTAAAAAAGGTTCATGTACTTATCTGAATTCGGGTGACTGGATTGAAAATCTCTCTGCTTTGGAATATCATGATAAAGAATGGAAGATTTTTTATTATGACGAGCATAAACATTTGCTGAAAGATGATGAAGCGGAAGAAATTCCTGAAATGGATAATTCTGCACTTTTAAAAATCGTAACGAATTTCTCTTAG
- a CDS encoding glycosyltransferase family protein: MKILYAFQGTGNGHVARAQEIIPLLKKHASVDTLISGHQSQLKADFDIDFQYRGISLLYNKTGGLSYRKTFTENKFIEAAKTIRELELSQYDLIINDYEPLTGWASRLKKLPMIELSHQASMSFPETPKPKKRDFLGEMILKYYVPSERKIGFHFENYHPQIKKPVIRRKIRNLNPYKQGYYLVYLPSFADENIIKVLRKIPVEWKVFSKYSTVQVKVKNVEVFPIDEMQYLKYFEGCDGILCNAGFETPAEALFMDKKLFVIPIHNQYEQECNACALDQMGIPNSKVLNLNEIMEWVASDHHLKVDYPDDIEDILVNEVLIL, encoded by the coding sequence ATGAAGATTTTATATGCATTCCAGGGTACCGGAAACGGACATGTAGCCAGAGCACAGGAAATAATTCCTCTCCTCAAAAAGCATGCATCGGTTGATACATTGATCAGTGGACACCAATCGCAGTTAAAAGCTGATTTTGACATTGATTTCCAGTACAGAGGTATTTCCCTACTATATAATAAAACAGGCGGTTTATCCTATCGGAAAACGTTTACAGAGAATAAATTTATTGAAGCTGCGAAAACAATCAGAGAATTGGAACTTTCACAGTATGATTTAATCATCAATGATTATGAGCCTTTGACAGGGTGGGCTTCCAGGCTGAAAAAACTTCCCATGATAGAACTCAGCCATCAGGCTTCCATGAGCTTTCCGGAAACACCAAAACCAAAGAAAAGAGACTTTCTGGGAGAAATGATTTTAAAATATTATGTTCCCAGTGAAAGAAAAATAGGGTTTCATTTTGAAAATTATCATCCACAGATCAAAAAGCCTGTGATCAGAAGAAAAATAAGAAATCTTAATCCTTATAAACAGGGATATTATCTTGTTTATCTTCCGAGTTTTGCGGATGAAAACATCATTAAAGTATTAAGGAAAATTCCTGTAGAATGGAAAGTCTTTTCAAAATACAGCACAGTACAGGTTAAAGTAAAAAATGTGGAGGTATTTCCAATTGATGAAATGCAGTATCTGAAGTATTTTGAAGGCTGTGACGGAATTTTGTGTAATGCAGGTTTTGAGACTCCTGCAGAAGCATTATTTATGGACAAAAAATTGTTTGTAATTCCTATTCATAATCAATATGAACAGGAATGTAACGCATGTGCCCTTGATCAAATGGGCATCCCGAATTCCAAAGTTTTAAATCTTAATGAAATTATGGAATGGGTAGCTTCTGATCATCATCTTAAAGTGGATTATCCGGATGATATTGAAGATATCCTGGTCAATGAAGTTTTAATTCTTTAA
- a CDS encoding four helix bundle protein has protein sequence MANFKALLVWQKSIDFVTEIYRITEVFPKTEMYGLISQIRRAAISIPSNIAEGNSRRSKPDYLQFLKISRGSCAEVETQLIISKNLGFLNEDDYFKLNQKIIEISKMLNGLINSLQ, from the coding sequence ATGGCAAATTTTAAAGCGCTTTTAGTTTGGCAGAAATCGATTGACTTTGTTACTGAAATTTATAGGATTACTGAAGTATTTCCCAAAACCGAAATGTATGGATTAATATCACAAATCAGACGAGCCGCCATTTCTATACCCTCCAATATTGCAGAAGGGAACTCAAGAAGAAGTAAACCTGATTATCTGCAATTTTTAAAAATATCAAGAGGCAGTTGTGCAGAAGTAGAAACACAATTGATAATTTCAAAAAATCTCGGTTTTTTAAATGAAGATGATTATTTCAAACTAAACCAGAAGATTATAGAAATATCTAAAATGTTGAATGGACTCATTAATTCCCTACAATAA